One Rhododendron vialii isolate Sample 1 chromosome 2a, ASM3025357v1 genomic region harbors:
- the LOC131316830 gene encoding polyphenol oxidase, chloroplastic-like isoform X2 has translation MAAVEVPSATSVFPGKLDKTVKVIVSRPKKSRSKEEKEEEEEVLLIDGIEVERDVFVKFDVFINDEDEATSGAHKTEFAGSFVNVPHKHEHHKKIKTKLRLGISELLEDLGADDDENVLVTLVPRSGVGDVSIDGVKIEFD, from the coding sequence ATGGCGGCAGTAGAAGTACCCTCTGCCACCTCGGTCTTCCCGGGAAAACTCGACAAGACAGTAAAGGTGATAGTATCGAGGCCAAAAAAGTCGAGGAgcaaggaagagaaagaggaagaagaggaggtgCTGTTGATTGATGGGATTGAGGTGGAGAGAGATGTATTTGTGAAGTTTGATGTGTTTATCAACGATGAGGACGAGGCAACGAGTGGGGCCCACAAGACGGAGTTTGCCGGGAGCTTTGTGAACGTGCCACATAAGCATGAGCATCATAAGAAGATCAAGACTAAGTTGAGGTTGGGGATAAGTGAGCTTTTGGAGGATTTGGGAGCTGATGATGATGAGAATGTGTTGGTGACTTTGGTACCAAGAAGTGGGGTTGGGGATGTCTCCATTGATGGTGTCAAGATTGAGTTTGATTAA
- the LOC131316829 gene encoding uncharacterized protein LOC131316829, producing MSSEESTNRTDPAWKYHSLVDPANNNKFKCNFCGKITNGGVYRAKKHLVGGYRDVLGCPRCPPEVKLEIQEYMGKKRTLKEQMQMIPDIDDYGMEDDDEDDVMEIPVGAVGRGKSIGGKSVGSSQGSVSKPMPKKPKTKGPIDVFFTPNPDVVVKNRKGKEPTIDANDPYKKELRDRAVTRFARWMYDACIAFNAIKYPSFGSTVESIGQYSPSMKPPSYHETRVTYLKKEVINTNRLMKDHKEDWVKYECSIMVDGWNDRNHRSLINILVNCPKGTTFIESIDTSSYSKDGKRLFELFDKYVELVGEPNVVQIVTDSASANVSVGKNFI from the coding sequence atgTCAAGCGAAGAATCCACGAATAGAACAGATCCCGCATGGAAGTATCACAGTTTGGTAGATCCCGCgaacaataataaatttaaGTGTAATTTTTGTGGCAAAATAACAAATGGCGGGGTTTATCGGGCAAAGAAACACCTTGTGGGAGGTTATAGGGACGTGTTAGGTTGTCCAAGATGCCCACCCGAGGTAAAACTAGAGATTCAAGAGTATATGGGAAAAAAGAGAACATTGAAAGAGCAAATGCAAATGATACCGGATATTGATGATTATGGTAtggaggatgatgatgaagatgatgttATGGAGATTCCAGTTGGGGCTGTTGGGCGAGGTAAATCTATTGGAGGTAAATCCGTTGGAAGCAGTCAAGGCTCTGTTTCTAAACCTATGCCAAAAAAGCCGAAGACTAAAGGGCCTATAGATGTATTCTTCACACCTAATCCAGATGTTGTGGTGAAAAATAGGAAAGGGAAAGAACCAACAATTGATGCGAATGACCCATACAAGAAAGAACTAAGAGATCGTGCAGTGACGAGATTCGCAAGGTGGATGTATGATGCCTGTATTGCTTTTAATGCAATTAAATATCCGAGTTTTGGGTCCACGGTTGAATCTATTGGGCAATATAGCCCAAGCATGAAACCACCAAGTTACCATGAGACACGGGTCACCTATTTGAAGAAGGAGGTGATTAATACTAATAGATTGATGAAGGATCACAAAGAGGATTGGGTGAAATATGAATGCTCTATAATGGTGGACGGATGGAATGATAGAAATCACAGGAGCTTAATCAATATTTTGGTGAATTGTCCAAAGGGAACAACGTTTATCGAGTCCATCGATACCTCAAGCTATTCTAAGGATGGAAAAAGGTTGTTTGAACTTTTTGACAAGTATGTGGAACTCGTCGGTGAACCCAATGTAGTCCAAATTGTCACAGATAGTGCCTCGGCTAATGTATCGGTTGGtaagaattttatttaa
- the LOC131316830 gene encoding L10-interacting MYB domain-containing protein-like isoform X1 — MSSMLSSRGGHGRGIRTSPRKPFSQSSQQTNRNTVDRAKWTSALTKSLLEACAEEIEDFGRPLNGFNHQAWLRILNAFLGKTGKLWTEDQLKNQHDCLKDDWKAWIIVVLGRDPETGAITGPNHWWANMIAQNKDVAKFKEQGLEHEDLMERVFGDVATMGNNAIFPGDGLSDIESEGSDESDGLRVRGDTISASIAQLIDRFKSQPRIVISRQGRWGIDDAIKKLQSLPFFINEGENDDFYSWACRLFVRQQHKIDIFCEANTVSRTIKWLSDEHALAEEWYWKAPPTQLRGIKPPPFPRGPYH; from the exons ATGTCGAG CATGCTGTCATCGAGAGGCGGACATGGGAGGGGAATTAGGACAAGCCCCCGCAAGCCCTTCTCGCAGTCTTCACAACAAACAAATAGAAACACAGTAGATAGAGCCAAGTGGACATCTGCTCTCACAAAGTCCCTCCTCGAAGCATGTGCAGAAGAAATTGAGGATTTTGGTCGGCCACTAAACGGGTTCAATCACCAAGCATGGCTTAGGATCCTCAATGCGTTCTTGGGCAAAACTGGTAAATTGTGGACTGAGGATCAATTGAAAAACCAGCATGACTGCCTAAAGGACGACTGGAAGGCATGGATTATAGTTGTGCTTGGTAGGGATCCCGAAACGGGTGCAATAACAGGACCCAATCATTGGTGGGCAAATATGATAGCT CAAAATAAGGACGTCGCAAAGTTCAAAGAGCAGGGTTTGGAACATGAGGATCTCATGGAACGTGTCTTTGGCGATGTTGCCACCATGGGAAACAATGCTATATTTCCTGGTGATGGGCTTTCGGACATCGAGTCTGAGGGATCCGATGAATCGGATGGACTGCGTGTTCGTGGTGACACTATTTCCGCATCCATTGCCCAATTAATTGACCGTTTCAAGTCCCAACCAAGAATAGTCATTAGTCGTCAGGGACGATGGGGCATCGACGACGCAATAAAAAAACTGCAGTCCCTTCCCTTTTTCATAAACGAGGGTGAGAACGATGACTTTTACAGCTGGGCTTGTCGTCTTTTCGTCAGGCAACAACATAAAATCGATATCTTCTGCGAAGCAAACACCGTTAGCCGAACTATTAAATGGCTCAGTGATGAGCACGCTTTGGCTGAAGAATGGTACTGGAAGGCTCCCCCGACTCAACTGAGAGGCATTAAACCTCCCCCGTTCCCTCGTGGTCCTTACCATTAG
- the LOC131316833 gene encoding uncharacterized protein LOC131316833 yields the protein MMRRFTGEREMVRHAKTRFATAFLTLSRIYQQKNNLRKMFISEEWTSSKWAKEQLGKEVARYVMFASFWNNIVYALKVVGPLVKVLRLADSERKPPMGYIYKAMDRAKEAIAKSFGEKVEKYQDIYAIIDNRWAIQLHSPLHAAVHFLNLEFFYSNPQIEQDVEVMTGIYDCITKLIANEEIQNKSLLR from the coding sequence ATGATGAGGCGTTTTACCGGAGAAAGGGAAATGGTGAGGCATGCAAAAACAAGATTCGCAACTGCTTTCCTCACTTTATCTAGGATttatcaacaaaagaacaatttGAGGAAGATGTTCATTTCAGAAGAATGGACATCTAGCAAATGGGCAAAGGAGCAATTAGGCAAAGAAGTGGCAAGATATGTTATGTTCGCTTCTTTTTGGAATAATATCGTTTACGCTCTTAAGGTCGTTGGTCCTCTTGTGAAGGTGTTGAGATTGGCTGATAGCGAGAGAAAGCCTCCCATGGGATACATCTATAAAGCTATGGATAGGGCAAAAGAAGCCATAGCCAAATCATTTGGCGAAAAGGTTGAAAAATACCAAGACATCTATGCTATTATTGACAATAGATGGGCAATCCAGTTGCATAGTCCTTTGCATGCTGCggttcattttttgaatctGGAGTTCTTTTACTCAAACCCACAAATTGAGCAAGATGTTGAGGTTATGACAGGGATATACGATTGCATAACAAAGTTGATTGCAAATGAAGAGATACAAAATAAATCACTTCTGCGATGA
- the LOC131316834 gene encoding uncharacterized protein LOC131316834 — protein sequence MRDTIDPISLTNVDESNELLRGRMDGESDEDNELEFGDDSLMWADVARASGVGERSNVNRATTSRARARSATSNPIHLVDEEEAGSKETEEEEDDEGYKSVGEEEEDDDDLLGVDTDDD from the coding sequence ATGCGAGATACAATTGATCCCATTTCTTTGACAAATGTTGATGAAAGCAATGAGTTGTTGCGTGGGAGGATGGATGGAGAATCTGATGAAGACAATGAGCTGGAGTTTGGTGATGATAGTTTAATGTGGGCTGATGTTGCTAGAGCTTCTGGAGTGGGAGAGCGTTCCAATGTAAATAGAGCTACAACGTCAAGAGCACGAGCAAGGAGTGCCACATCCAATCCAATTCATTTGGTAGATGAAGAAGAGGCGGGTTCCAAAGAGAcggaagaagaggaagatgacGAGGGATACAAATCCgttggtgaagaagaagaagatgacgaCGATTTACTTGGTGTTGATACGGACGATGATTAG